Part of the Sphingobium sp. TKS genome is shown below.
GAAACCTACATCAACCTTGCCAAAGCGGTCCGCGCCGCCGTGCCGGAGATGCATATCCATGCCTTCTCCCCGCTGGAAGTCTCGCAAGGCGCTGCGACGCTGGGCCTGACGGTCGAGCAATTCCTGATCCGCCTTAGGCAAGCGGGTCTCGACACGCTTCCCGGCACGGCGGCGGAAATCCTCGACGATGAAGTCCGCGCTCAGATCTGCCCGGACAAGCTCAGCACCGAGAAATGGCTGGAGGTGGTCGAAACCGCGCACAAGGTCGGCTTCACCACCACCGCCACGATCATGTTCGGCCATGTCGACACGCCCCGCCATTGGGCGCGCCATCTGATCCGCATCCGCGACCTCCAGCGCCGCACTGGCGGCTTCACCGAGTTCGTGCCGCTGCCCTTCGTCCATATGGAAGCGCCCATGGGCCTGCGCGGCGAGGCGCGCCATGGCCCGACCTTCCGCGAAGTCCGGCTGATGCACGCCGTGGCGAGGCTCGCGATGCACCCCCATATCCGCTCGATCCAGACCAGTTGGGTCAAGCTGGGCGAGGAGGGAGTGAAGGCCTGCCTTATGTCGGGCGCCAATGACCTTGGCGGCACGCTGATGAATGAGAGCATTTCCCGCGCCGCCGGCACCCAGCACGGGCAGGAGATGCCGCCCGCCGCCATGGAGGCGCTGATCCGCTCGCTGGGCCGCACCCCGCGCCAGCGCAGCACCGCCTATGGCGCCATCGCCCAGGATATACATGAGCGCGGCATGGCCGCTGAGGAACTCACCCCGATGATCCTCACGCCCCCGCGCAAGCGCCGAAAAGAACAGGAGAGGTTTGAATATGCAGAATGAAGCTCTGGCGAGCATCGCCGTCCTTGGCGGCACCGGCAAGGAAGGCGGCGGCCTGGCCCTCCGCTGGGCGCATAAGGGCCACAAGGTCATCATCGGCAGTCGCACCGCCGAGCGCGCGCAGGAAGCCGCCGCCCAGATGAACGAGCTTCTGGGGGAGGGCGCTGTCACCGGCGCCGCCAACCCGGAAGCCGCCGCGCAGGCCGATATCGTCGTCCTCGCCGTGCCCTATGCTGCGCAGCAATCGACGGTGAAGGATGTCGAACCGGCGCTGGCGGGCAAGATATTGATCGACGTGACCGTTCCCCTGGTCCCGCCCAAGGTCAGCCGCGTCCAGCTTCCCGAAGGCGGTTCCGCCGTCGAAGCCGTGCAGAAGATGTTGGGCGAGGGTGTGCGCGTCGTCTCCGCCTTCCAGAATATCAGCGCCCATCACCTCACCAAGCTGGATGAGGAAGTCGAGTGCGACGTTCTGGTCTGCGCCGACGACAGCGAAGCCGCCGATACTGTGGTCGCGCTCGCGCAGGAAATCGGCCTGCGTGCCTGGAATGCAGGCCCCTTGTGCAACTCGGTCGTGGCGGAAGGCCTCACCTCCGTCCTGATCGCCCTTAACCGCAAATATAAAGTTCCCGGCTCCGGCATCCGTATCACCGGCGTCTGACAGGAGAAAAAGACATGGCTGAAGCCTATATCGCCGCCGTCGCGCGCAGCGCTGGCGGCAAGCGCGGCGGTCGCCTCGCTGGCGTCCACCCCGCCGATCTCGCGGGCAAAGTCCTTGCGGGGCTGGTCGAACGCTCCGGCTTAGACCCCGCCGCTGTCGAGGATGTCATCATGGGCTGCGCCTGCCCCGGCGGCGAGCAGGGCGCCAATATCGCCCGCAACGCCGTCCTCGCCAGCGGCCTGCCGGAATCCGTCCCCGGCACCCATGTCGACCGCCAATGCGGCTCTTCGCAACAGGCGCTGCACTTCGCCGCCGCCACGGTCATGTCCGGCGTGCAGGATGTGGTGATCGCGGCGGGGGTCGAAAGCATGACCCGCGTCCCCATGGGCCTGCCCTGGACGCTTCCCGCCAAACATGGCTTTGGCACCTATCGCAGCCCCGGCATCGAGGCCCGCTATCCGAACCAGCCCTTCAGCCAGTTCGGCGGCGCGGAAATGCTGGCAAAGAAATATGGCCTGACTCGTGATGTGCTGGACGCCTATGCGCTCGAAAGCCATCGCCGTGCAGCCGCCGCGACGGAAGCAGGCAAGTTCGACGCGGAAATCATCCCCCTCGAAATCGTCACCCCGGAAGGCGAAACCGTCCTCCACAAGATCGACGAGGGCATCCGCTTCGACGCGACCCTGGAAAGGATCGCCAGCGTCAAGCTGCTGACCGAGGATGGCGTGATCTCAGCCGCCAACGCCAGCCAGATTTGCGACGGAGCCGCTGCGCTGCTGGTGGTCAACGAACGCGGCCTCAAGGCGCATGGCCTGACCCCGCTCGCGCGCGTGCATGAGATGACCGTGCTGGGCCACGACCCCGTCATCATGCTCGAAGCCCCGATCCCCGCGACGGAAAAGGCGCTGGCCAGAGCGGGCATGAAGCTCTCCGACATTGACCTTTATGAAGTCAACGAAGCCTTCGCCCCGGTCCCGCTGGCATGGGCGCAGGCGCTCGGTGCCGACCCGGCGAAACTCAATGTCCATGGCGGCGCGATCTCGCTCGGTCACCCGCTCGGCGGCTCAGGCGCGAAACTCATGGCGACGCTGGTGAGCGCCCTCCGCGACCGGGGCTCCCGCTATGGCCTGCAAACCATGTGCGAAGCGGGCGGCATGGCCAACGTCGCTATCGTCGAAAGGCTCTGAGATCATGGCGCGGCTCGCCCTCCCACCCGGCGACGGAGAGGAGGGCGCCCGCATGTGGTCCCTCCGCCCGGATCTTGGCGCTGCGGCGCATGCCTTTGGCGACGCGTTGCAGGAGGGGGCGCGGCTTCCGGTCCGCATTCGCGAAGCCGCCCGCATCCGTATTGCCCATATCAACGGCTGCATTCCCTGCTCGGAAACGCGGGTGGAGGATATGGAACGCCACGGCCTTACCGAAGATTTCTACGCAGGGGTCGACGATCCGGACCGGCGCACCGATTATGCGCCACGCGAAGCGCTGGCCATCGCTTTTGCCGAACGCTTCGCGACAGGCCCGGCCGCCTTTGACGACCTGTTCTGGGCGGAACTCCATGCCCAATTCAGCGCCGCAGAATTGCTGGAACTCGCCACCCATTGCGCGAAATGGCTGGGCCTTGGTCGCCTCAATGCAGTGATGGAGATCGCCACATCCTGCCCGATCCGCATCAGCGCCGGGCCGGATATTCCCTGACAACCGGCTACATCTCTCCACCATTTCGCCGGAAATGCGGTGAACCGATGCTCTGCGCCAAAGCGCTCCGGGAACCAGACGCATGGTTAAGCCGTTCATCTTGCAGAAAGAATTGGAGAGGGCAGATGGACGACGCGCTGAAGCCTCATGCCATGTTCGGCATCCTGTTCGGCCTGCTGGTGTCGATCGAACTATGGTGCTGCGCCGCGCTGCTGCTGACAGCCCTGACCTGATGATCGGAAGGGGGATGGTGAGCCCTGCTGGATTCGAACCAGCGACCTACTGATTAAAAGTCAGTTGCTCTACCGACTGAGCTAAGGGCCCTCATATCATGAGGTCCGCACGCACTAGAGGCGGTGGTGCGGCTGGTCAACCTCCAGAAATCGCTTTTCGTAAGCGGAAGCGCAAATGGCGCATGGAAAGTCCTGAAACCGGGTCGCGCCAATCCGGGGCAATCGCGCAAAGCGGCGTCAGCACGAAGTCCCGCTCCCGAAAAGCCGGATGCGGGATGCGCAGTGAACGGCTGTTCCACCGCCCGCCGGACCAGAGAATGATGTCGATATCCAGACGACGTGCTCCCCAATGCATGAATCGCTGGCGCCCCAGGCGGCGCTCGATCGCCTGCAAGTGCAAAAGCATCGCCTCGGGCGGCAAGCGGCTCTCCACCAAGGCCGCGCTATTGGCGAAAATCCGCCGCGATGGTCCCAGGGGCAGTGTTTTTATGACAGGAGCCACGGCCAGAACCGTGCCCAACTGCCCGATCAGGCGAACTGCTTCCTTCAGCAAGCGCGCAGGAGCGAGCCGGGCCGACAGCGGGCGGTTCGATCCCAATGCGAGCGCGTAAACATGACGAGTGCTTGTCTTTGTCATCCGACAGCGCCTATCCCGTCGCCATGACGCTGCAAAGCCCTATCCCGCATAGCGAACCGCCGCATGATTGTCCGCTTTGCCCGCGCCTCGTTGCGTTCCGCGACGAAAACCGGGCAGAACATGCCGACTGGTGGAATGCTCCGGTTCCCGTTTTCGGTGATCCTCTCGGCAAGATCGCGATCATCGGACTGGCGCCCGGCAAATCGGGCGCCAACCGCACCGGCCGGCCCTTTACCGGAGATTATGCCGGCGATCTTCTCTTCGCGACGCTCCACAAATTCGGGCTTGCCGAAGGCGTCTATGAAGCGCGCGCGGATGACAGCCTGAAGCTGCGGAACATCATCATCCTCAATGCGGTCAAATGCCTGCCGCCGCAGAACAAGCCACTGCCGGAGGAAATCCGCAATTGCCGGGCCTTCCTGAAACCCGCGGTGGCAGCGTTGCCCAATGCGCAGGTCTTCATTGCGCTCGGCCAAATCGCGCACCAGTCAGCCGTGAAGGTGCTGGGCGGCAAGCTCCCCAAGGCGCGCTTCGCCCATTTGGCGGAGCATCGCATGCCCAGCGGCAAGATCGTAATCGATAGCTATCATTGCTCGCGCTACAACCAGAATACGGGGCGGCTGACCGCCGAGATGTTCGAGGCGGTCTTCGCCCGCGCGCTGACGCTCAGCGCATGAGTCAGCGCATCAGATAGTCAAGATAAGCCCCATCCGGCGGCCCGTCGAGCGCCGCCATCAGCGAGGCGAACAGCCCCTTGTCGATCAGCGCCGCAGCCGATTTGTGCGCGTCGACGTCGGCCCATCGCTCGATAAAGACGAAGCGCCGTTCATTCCCCAAATCGCGCAGCATTTCGACACCCTCGCAGCCGGGCAGCGGACGCACTGCATCCGCTATGGCACGCAGGGCCGTTTCCAATGCGGCGTCCATGCCTTCCTTCGCGTGCATGATATAGTGCCGGGCAACGGTCATAGCCTCTCTCCTGCTGTCAGATATCCTGGGCGATACGTGCATAAAGCTCCGGCCGCCGGTCGCGAAAGAAGCCCATGCCGGCCCGATGTTTGCGCGCTTGCGCCAGATCTAGTGTCGCCACCAGCGCGCCATTGTCCCTAGCGTCGGCTTCGGCGGCGAAATCGCCCCATTCGTCGCTGATGAAGCTGTGGCCGTAGAATTTCTGACCATCTTCCTCACCGATACGGTTGGCGGCGACCACCGGCATGCAGTTGCTGACCGCATGGCCGATCATTGCGCGGCGCCACATGCGGCTGGTGTCGAGGCCGACGTCATAGGGTTCCGATCCGATCGCGGTCGGGTAGAACAGCATTTCCGCGCCCATCAGCGCCATCACCCGCGCGGTTTCGGGATACCATTGATCCCAGCATATGCCAACGCCGATGGTGCCGAACTTGGTCTTCCAAACCTTGAAGCCCGTATTGCCGGGGCGGAAATAATATTTTTCCTCATAGCCCGGCCCGTCCGGGATGTGGCTCTTGCGATAGAGACCCATGATCTCGCCCTCATCGTCGATCATGGCGAGCGAATTGTAATAGTGCTGCCCATCGCGCTCGAAGAAGCTGGCCGGGATATAGACGCCCTCGGCCTTCGCCACCTTGCGCATTTCCTGCACGGCGGGATGCTCGTCGAGCGGCAGAGCATTGGCGAACAGCGCTTCTTCCTCGACCTTGCAGAAATAGGGGCCTTCGAACAGTTCCGGCGGGAGGACGATCTTCGCGCCCCGCGCGGCGGCCTTCACGACATGGCCGGCGACCATTTCGATATTGTTCGCCCGGTCGTCGGAAAAGGCGAGCTGGAGCGCGGCAACGGTGACTTTGGTCATGAACGATACCCTAGAGTCGAATGCCCATCCGGGCGGCAATGGCAACGGTCAGGAGATAGAGCAGGATCGTCAGCACGCAACCCACGATCAGCGCTGGCCCAAAGCCAACCCCACGCCGCAGCAGCATCGGGATCAGCAGGAACATCGGCAGCGAGGGAATGACATAATAGAATGTCGCCTCTGCATGGCGCGCCATATTCTCGACATCGGGCTTGTCGTTCCACAGCCAGATCATCCCCATCACCGAAATCAGCGGCAGCGATGCGATCAGCGCGCCAAGGCCCGGATAACGCCGCGACACCACCGACACGATGGCGATGATGATACCGGAAATAAGCGCCCGCAGCGCCAGAATCGCGCTCATCTAAGCGGACGGCATTTGCTGGCTGCAACAGTGGAAGCTGCCGCCGCCCGAAAGAATGGCGTCGCTGCGCAGCCCGACAATCTCCCGGCCAGGGAAGAAGGGTCTGAACGCATTCAAGGCTGCCTGATCATTGGGCTGGCCATAGATGGGCACGATGACCGCTGCATTGCCGATAGCGAAATTCATGTAGCTTGCCGGAATGATTTCGCCGTCCACGACGACGCGGCCGGGGGAGGGGATCGACGCCACCTCTATGCCGAAGGCCTTGGCCCGTGCCCGCGCATCGGCATAGATCGCCGCATTGGGATCATCCTCCGTGCTCGCTTCGGGCAGGGCCAGCACGCCCGGCGCCACGAAGCGCGCCAGATTGTCGACATGCCCGTCCGTATGGTCATTGAGCAGCCCATCGCCCAGCCACAGCATATCCGACAGACCCAGCGATCCGGCCAGCAGGGTTTCGATCTTGCCCCGGTCCAGTTCCGGATTGCGATTGGGGTTGAGCAGGCATTGCTCGGTCGTCACGAACAAACCCGTGCCGTCTGTATCGACCGCCCCTCCCTCGAACACCCAATGCTGGGTCGAGGTCGGCAGGCCCGTCATCGCCGCCAGGCGCGCGCCGATATTCTCATCGCCGGGCATCCGATATTTGCCGCCCCAGCCGTTGAAGCCGAAATCCACCAGCGCACGTTCGGACTCGCGCAATACTGCAATGGGGGCCGTGTCGCGCAACCATACATCGCCCAGCTTTTGAACGACGATGCTGACGTTCGGCGCCAGTCTGCGCCCGACCTCCGCATCGCCTTCATTGGCGCAGACCAGCCTTACTTCCTCACCCCTGCCATTGGCGTGAAGCGCGCTCGCAAAATCCGCGATCTGCTGCCGCGCCTGGTCAAACGCGCCTGGCCATTCCTCGGGAGAGGTGGGAAAGCCGATCCAGGTCCATTCATGCGGCGCCCATTCGGCGGGCATACGGAAAGTCATGGGCTTGGCTCCTGTCTGCGGGTGTTCTTCGCGCCTCTACAGGATCGCGGCGCGCATTCCAGAGGCATTATGAGGAATGGCCAATTCGGGTGGAAGGCGGACGGTCTGCTTCGTACGGCTTTTCTTGAAGCACATCGTGCTCCTGCGAAGGCAGGAGCCCAGTTCCTATGGTGCGATGATCCACAAGCGGCGGAACTGGGTTCCTGCCTTCGCAGGAACACGGATCACTTAATGGCTTGCATTGCCCGAAACCCGCTATTTCCCGGCGCGGCTCTTGTCGCGGATCGCCCGGAATTCGTCCCCCGGCATCCAATTGGGCCAGTCGGTCGTGTTCGCCAGCGCCCGCCCGACATCATAATAAAGCTTCAGATCCGCCTTCACGCCACCCCAATCCCATTTGGGATCATATTCATCCTTGGGCCCGTGATAATGATGTTCCTCATACTCCTTGGCGGTTTTGGCGCCCGCAGCGGGTCCGCCCTTCACCAGGTTCTGCCCGCCCTCGAAATAGAGCATCGGCACGCCATGCTTGGCGAAGCTGAAATGGTCGGAGCGGTAATAAAAGCCCTTTTCCGGCGTCGGCTCCAGGCTGGCGACCCGCTTCTGCGCCGCCAGCGCCCGGTCCAGATAGGCATCGAGCTGGGACTTGCCCTTGCCGATCACGACGACATTTTTCGCCAGCCCCGCCATGCTGAGCGCGTCCATATTCACGCCGCCCACCGTCCGGCCCAGCGGAAAGACCGGATGATTGCCATAATAGGCTGATCCCAGCAGCCCCGATTCCTCCGCCGTCACCGCCAGGAAGACCTGGCTGCGATCCGTCGGTCCGGCCTTCACATTGGCTTCCGCCAACGCCACCAGCGCAGCGGTCCCCGTCGCATTGTCGATAGCGCCGTTGCAGATGTCGTCGCCGTCGGGCGCCGCTTCGCAATGGCCCAGATGATCCCAATGCGCGGCATAAAGCACATATTCGTCGGGCCGCGCCTTGCCGGGCAGCAGGGCGACGACATTCTTCGAACTATGCTTGCGGATGGCATTGTCGAAGCTGAGGTTCGCCTTCATGCCCTTCAACGGCACGGCCTTGAACCCGCGCTTCTTCGCCGCCGCCATCAACGTGTCCAGATTAAGCCCCGCGCTCGCCATCAGCGCGGCAGCCTTGTCCTTCTGCATCCAGCCGATCGCGGCGGACTGGTCGGCATTGCCGTTGGCGCTGTCCGCGACATGCTGAGCGCCGGTCCAGCTCGACTGCACGACATTCCAGCCATAGGCGGCGGGCACCGTGTCATGCACGATGATCGCCGCCGCCGCGCCCTGCCGCGCCGCTTCCTCGAACTTGTAGGTCCAGCGGCCATAATAGGTCATCGCCCGCCCGTTGAACGGCCCGCGCAGGGTCGGGGTCTGGTAATCGGGATCGTTCACCAGAATGATGACCGTCTTTCCCTTCACATTGACGCCGGCATAGTCGTTCCACTTCTTCTCCGGCGCGTTGATGCCATAGCCGACGAAGATGACCGGGCTGTCCTTCACCTCGACATGCGGCTGTCCGGTGCGATAGGTGGCGATCACCATTTCCGGTCCGTAACTGGCGGAAACAGCGCTCTTGCCGCCGGTGAAGCGGAGCGGCGACACATTTTTCGCGTCGATCTCGACCAGCGGCACATCCTGGAACCAGCTACCCTTGTTGCCGGGCTTCAGTCCCAGCACCTCGAACCGCTGGACCAGATAGGCGAGGGTCTTTTCCTCCCCCACCGTCCCCGGCGCGCGGCCTTCATAAGCGTCGGAAGAAATCTCCTTCACCACCTCCTTCATCGTGTCGATGGAAGGGCCGTCGTTCGAGGACGCGGCGGAGGCTGGCAGCGCGCAGGACAGGGCGATGAGCGGTAGCGTGATCTTGGCGAAAGAGGGGCGCATCAGGGGGGAACCTCGACAGATGGATTGGTGCGATGATGGCACCGCGCACCGGAACCGGCAAGCGTCAGGCGTTGACAGTTTTACGGCTGTATATATTTCTGGACCCCGCAAGGGGGTAGTTTCATGCGATTGAAGTTTCTGAATTTTTTACCATGGGTTGCGTTCGTCGTGCCGGCCCATGCACAAAGCGATGCTGCCAAGGCCTTCGGCGCCCGGCCCGCCGTTTCCGATGTCAGCATTTCGCCCGATGGCCAGTCGCTGGCGATGATCGAGGCGACAGCAGGGCGTGGATCGGTCGTGTCGGTGCTCAAGATCGGCGGCGATGCCGACCGCAAGTTGATCCTTGCCTCGAACGGCAATCCGGACCAACTGACATCCTGTGGCTGGTCGACCAATGACCGCATTCTCTGCAACGTCTATATGATCAGCACCGTGTTCGGACAGAGGACCGGCCAGACGCGCATGTTGGGCGTCAATGCCGACGGGACGGACGTCAAGATGGTGAGCGCCCGGCAAAGCACGACGCAGCTGGGGATCGCTCTTGGCGGCGGCAGCATTCTCGACTGGATGGGGGAGCGTGAGGACGGCACCGTCCTTATGGATCGTTATTATATTCCCGAACAGACGACCGGGCACTTGACGGCGCAAAGCAGACAGGGGCTGGGCGTAGACCGCGTGAACACGCGCAGCCTTGCGCGTTCTATGGTCGAAATCCCGCGTGGCGATGCCGTGTCCTACATCACGGACGGCCATGGGGCGGTGAGGATCATGGTGACGCGTCCGACGACCAGCATGGGCTATGGCGGGCATCGTTACGAATATTTCTATCGGAAGAAGGGAAGCCGCGACTGGCTTCCGCTCTCGACCCAGTCGGTTTCGGGTGTCGTTGCACAGGGTTTTGAGGCGCAGGCGGTCGATTCCGACCTGGACGTCGTTTACGGCACGGATGCGGAAAATGGGCGTGCGGGCCTTTACCGCATCAGTTTGGACGGCAGCATGAAGAAGGAGCTGGTCTACGACCGCAGCGATGTCGATGTGACCGACCTGATCCAGATCGGCCGCCAACAGCGCGTCGTGGGCGTCAGTTGGGCCACCGACCGGCGCCATTCAGCTTTTTTCGATCCGGAGCTCAAGAAATTCGCGGCGGCGCTGGGCAAAGCGCTGCCCAATGCGCCGCTGGTCAGCTTCGTCGATGCCAGCGCGGACGAGCAGAAGCTGGTCCTTTATGCAGGCAGCGATATCGACGCGGGCCGCTATTATCTGTTCGACAAGGCGACCAAGCAATTGGGCGAGATCATGGCGATCCAGCCGGCGCTGGATAAATACAGGCTCTCGCCGGTCAAGCCGGTCGGCTTCGTCGCTTCGGACGGCAAGACGATCCCCGGCTATTTGACCTTGCCGCCAGGCAGCGACGGCAAGGGGCTGCCCGCCATCGTCATGCCTCATGGCGGGCCGTGGGCGCGCGATGAATGGGGCTTCGACTGGCTCGCGCAATTCTTCGCGCATCAGGGTTATGCCGTGTTCCAGCCCAATTTTCGCGGTTCGACCGGGTTTGGCGCTGACTGGCTGGGAGGCAGCGGCTTCAAATCATGGCAAAGGTCGATCGGTGACATCAACGATGCCGGAAAATGGCTGGTCAGCCAAGGGATAGCCGATCCCGCCAAGCTGGCGATCGTCGGCTGGTCTTATGGCGGTTATGCCGCTCTTCAGTCCGCGGTGGTCGATCCGCGGCTCTACAAGGCCATCGTCGCCATCGCGCCGGTCACGGACATAGGCGACTTGCAGCAGGAATGGAAAAGCGACCTCAGCCCCGCCTCACTCGAAGCGATGTTCGGTGACAGCGCCGTCGCGCAGGCCGGGTCGCCTGCCCGTCATGCCGATGCCTTCGTCGCGCCGGTGCAGCTATTCCATGGCGATATCGATCAGAATGTTTCGATAGCGGAATCGCGCACCATGGCCTCCCGCCTCAGGAGCAAGGGCAAGTCGGTCGAACTGGTGGAGTTCAAGAATCTGGACCATCAGTTGAACGATAGCGATGTGCGCGCGCAGATGCTTGATCGCGCTGATAATTTCCTGAGGTCTGCCCTGAAACTCGAACCGGCCAAATAGGCAAAAGAAAAGGGGCGGCCCGATCGGACCGCCCCTTTCTTGTTTCGAATATTCGCCGCCGATTAGCGCGAATAGAATTCGACGACCAGATTGGGCTCCATCTTCACCGGATAGGGCACTTCGTCCAGCGAGGGCACGCGGACATAGGTGACCTTGGCGGCGCCATCGGGCGACACATAGTCGGGGATGTCGCGCTCGGGCAGACCCTGCGCTTCCAGAACCAGCGCCATTTCCTGCGCCTTCTTGCCCAGGGTGATTTCGTCGCCCGGCT
Proteins encoded:
- the npdG gene encoding NADPH-dependent F420 reductase, with translation MQNEALASIAVLGGTGKEGGGLALRWAHKGHKVIIGSRTAERAQEAAAQMNELLGEGAVTGAANPEAAAQADIVVLAVPYAAQQSTVKDVEPALAGKILIDVTVPLVPPKVSRVQLPEGGSAVEAVQKMLGEGVRVVSAFQNISAHHLTKLDEEVECDVLVCADDSEAADTVVALAQEIGLRAWNAGPLCNSVVAEGLTSVLIALNRKYKVPGSGIRITGV
- a CDS encoding acetyl-CoA C-acetyltransferase yields the protein MAEAYIAAVARSAGGKRGGRLAGVHPADLAGKVLAGLVERSGLDPAAVEDVIMGCACPGGEQGANIARNAVLASGLPESVPGTHVDRQCGSSQQALHFAAATVMSGVQDVVIAAGVESMTRVPMGLPWTLPAKHGFGTYRSPGIEARYPNQPFSQFGGAEMLAKKYGLTRDVLDAYALESHRRAAAATEAGKFDAEIIPLEIVTPEGETVLHKIDEGIRFDATLERIASVKLLTEDGVISAANASQICDGAAALLVVNERGLKAHGLTPLARVHEMTVLGHDPVIMLEAPIPATEKALARAGMKLSDIDLYEVNEAFAPVPLAWAQALGADPAKLNVHGGAISLGHPLGGSGAKLMATLVSALRDRGSRYGLQTMCEAGGMANVAIVERL
- a CDS encoding carboxymuconolactone decarboxylase family protein yields the protein MWSLRPDLGAAAHAFGDALQEGARLPVRIREAARIRIAHINGCIPCSETRVEDMERHGLTEDFYAGVDDPDRRTDYAPREALAIAFAERFATGPAAFDDLFWAELHAQFSAAELLELATHCAKWLGLGRLNAVMEIATSCPIRISAGPDIP
- the folK gene encoding 2-amino-4-hydroxy-6-hydroxymethyldihydropteridine diphosphokinase, encoding MTKTSTRHVYALALGSNRPLSARLAPARLLKEAVRLIGQLGTVLAVAPVIKTLPLGPSRRIFANSAALVESRLPPEAMLLHLQAIERRLGRQRFMHWGARRLDIDIILWSGGRWNSRSLRIPHPAFRERDFVLTPLCAIAPDWRDPVSGLSMRHLRFRLRKAISGG
- a CDS encoding uracil-DNA glycosylase — translated: MTLQSPIPHSEPPHDCPLCPRLVAFRDENRAEHADWWNAPVPVFGDPLGKIAIIGLAPGKSGANRTGRPFTGDYAGDLLFATLHKFGLAEGVYEARADDSLKLRNIIILNAVKCLPPQNKPLPEEIRNCRAFLKPAVAALPNAQVFIALGQIAHQSAVKVLGGKLPKARFAHLAEHRMPSGKIVIDSYHCSRYNQNTGRLTAEMFEAVFARALTLSA
- a CDS encoding putative quinol monooxygenase, which produces MTVARHYIMHAKEGMDAALETALRAIADAVRPLPGCEGVEMLRDLGNERRFVFIERWADVDAHKSAAALIDKGLFASLMAALDGPPDGAYLDYLMR
- the aguB gene encoding N-carbamoylputrescine amidase → MTKVTVAALQLAFSDDRANNIEMVAGHVVKAAARGAKIVLPPELFEGPYFCKVEEEALFANALPLDEHPAVQEMRKVAKAEGVYIPASFFERDGQHYYNSLAMIDDEGEIMGLYRKSHIPDGPGYEEKYYFRPGNTGFKVWKTKFGTIGVGICWDQWYPETARVMALMGAEMLFYPTAIGSEPYDVGLDTSRMWRRAMIGHAVSNCMPVVAANRIGEEDGQKFYGHSFISDEWGDFAAEADARDNGALVATLDLAQARKHRAGMGFFRDRRPELYARIAQDI
- a CDS encoding DUF3147 family protein gives rise to the protein MSAILALRALISGIIIAIVSVVSRRYPGLGALIASLPLISVMGMIWLWNDKPDVENMARHAEATFYYVIPSLPMFLLIPMLLRRGVGFGPALIVGCVLTILLYLLTVAIAARMGIRL
- a CDS encoding agmatine deiminase family protein, whose amino-acid sequence is MTFRMPAEWAPHEWTWIGFPTSPEEWPGAFDQARQQIADFASALHANGRGEEVRLVCANEGDAEVGRRLAPNVSIVVQKLGDVWLRDTAPIAVLRESERALVDFGFNGWGGKYRMPGDENIGARLAAMTGLPTSTQHWVFEGGAVDTDGTGLFVTTEQCLLNPNRNPELDRGKIETLLAGSLGLSDMLWLGDGLLNDHTDGHVDNLARFVAPGVLALPEASTEDDPNAAIYADARARAKAFGIEVASIPSPGRVVVDGEIIPASYMNFAIGNAAVIVPIYGQPNDQAALNAFRPFFPGREIVGLRSDAILSGGGSFHCCSQQMPSA
- a CDS encoding M28 family peptidase; amino-acid sequence: MRPSFAKITLPLIALSCALPASAASSNDGPSIDTMKEVVKEISSDAYEGRAPGTVGEEKTLAYLVQRFEVLGLKPGNKGSWFQDVPLVEIDAKNVSPLRFTGGKSAVSASYGPEMVIATYRTGQPHVEVKDSPVIFVGYGINAPEKKWNDYAGVNVKGKTVIILVNDPDYQTPTLRGPFNGRAMTYYGRWTYKFEEAARQGAAAAIIVHDTVPAAYGWNVVQSSWTGAQHVADSANGNADQSAAIGWMQKDKAAALMASAGLNLDTLMAAAKKRGFKAVPLKGMKANLSFDNAIRKHSSKNVVALLPGKARPDEYVLYAAHWDHLGHCEAAPDGDDICNGAIDNATGTAALVALAEANVKAGPTDRSQVFLAVTAEESGLLGSAYYGNHPVFPLGRTVGGVNMDALSMAGLAKNVVVIGKGKSQLDAYLDRALAAQKRVASLEPTPEKGFYYRSDHFSFAKHGVPMLYFEGGQNLVKGGPAAGAKTAKEYEEHHYHGPKDEYDPKWDWGGVKADLKLYYDVGRALANTTDWPNWMPGDEFRAIRDKSRAGK
- a CDS encoding alpha/beta hydrolase family protein, with protein sequence MRLKFLNFLPWVAFVVPAHAQSDAAKAFGARPAVSDVSISPDGQSLAMIEATAGRGSVVSVLKIGGDADRKLILASNGNPDQLTSCGWSTNDRILCNVYMISTVFGQRTGQTRMLGVNADGTDVKMVSARQSTTQLGIALGGGSILDWMGEREDGTVLMDRYYIPEQTTGHLTAQSRQGLGVDRVNTRSLARSMVEIPRGDAVSYITDGHGAVRIMVTRPTTSMGYGGHRYEYFYRKKGSRDWLPLSTQSVSGVVAQGFEAQAVDSDLDVVYGTDAENGRAGLYRISLDGSMKKELVYDRSDVDVTDLIQIGRQQRVVGVSWATDRRHSAFFDPELKKFAAALGKALPNAPLVSFVDASADEQKLVLYAGSDIDAGRYYLFDKATKQLGEIMAIQPALDKYRLSPVKPVGFVASDGKTIPGYLTLPPGSDGKGLPAIVMPHGGPWARDEWGFDWLAQFFAHQGYAVFQPNFRGSTGFGADWLGGSGFKSWQRSIGDINDAGKWLVSQGIADPAKLAIVGWSYGGYAALQSAVVDPRLYKAIVAIAPVTDIGDLQQEWKSDLSPASLEAMFGDSAVAQAGSPARHADAFVAPVQLFHGDIDQNVSIAESRTMASRLRSKGKSVELVEFKNLDHQLNDSDVRAQMLDRADNFLRSALKLEPAK